A genomic region of Salinibacter pepae contains the following coding sequences:
- a CDS encoding isocitrate/isopropylmalate dehydrogenase family protein codes for MAHQLTLLPGDGIGPEVTEATLQVIEAAGVDIDWDRHRVIGANAVERGRPALPPDIVDSIQERGTALKGPVTTPVGQGFTSVNVQLRQRLDLYSNVRPATSLEGLDTPFDDVDLIIFRENTEGLYSGIEYYDERLDIADSIARVTKQGAERIIRFCFEYAQAHGREHVTLAHKANILKKTSGLFLDIGRDLAAEYPDIEFEDSIIDNLCMQLVTNPENYDCIVSTNLFGDILSDLTAGLVGGLGVTPGANIGDELAVFEAVHGSAPDIAGQNVANPTAMTRTAAMMLQHIGEDQAAAAIEQSLFAMYRDGDTLTQDVGGDASTSEFADALSDRVASNVDA; via the coding sequence ATGGCCCATCAACTCACCCTGCTTCCCGGCGACGGCATCGGCCCCGAAGTTACCGAGGCGACCCTCCAAGTCATTGAGGCCGCCGGCGTAGACATCGACTGGGACCGGCACCGCGTGATTGGAGCGAATGCGGTCGAACGAGGGCGCCCCGCGTTGCCGCCCGACATTGTCGACTCCATCCAAGAACGCGGGACGGCCCTCAAGGGCCCCGTGACGACACCGGTGGGACAAGGGTTTACGAGTGTCAACGTGCAGCTCCGTCAGCGCCTGGACCTGTACTCAAACGTCCGGCCCGCCACGAGCCTGGAGGGGCTGGACACGCCCTTCGACGACGTCGACCTGATCATCTTCCGCGAAAATACGGAGGGGCTCTACTCCGGCATCGAGTACTACGATGAACGGCTCGACATTGCGGACTCGATTGCCCGGGTGACCAAGCAGGGGGCCGAGCGCATCATCCGCTTCTGCTTCGAGTACGCGCAGGCCCACGGCCGCGAGCACGTCACGCTCGCCCACAAGGCCAATATTCTCAAGAAAACGTCGGGGCTCTTCCTGGACATCGGTCGCGATTTGGCGGCGGAGTATCCGGACATCGAGTTTGAGGACAGCATCATCGACAATCTGTGCATGCAGCTCGTCACCAACCCGGAGAACTACGACTGCATCGTGTCGACGAACCTCTTCGGCGACATCCTAAGTGACTTGACGGCCGGGCTCGTCGGGGGGCTGGGGGTGACGCCCGGGGCCAACATCGGGGACGAGCTGGCGGTCTTTGAGGCGGTCCACGGCAGCGCGCCGGACATTGCGGGCCAGAACGTGGCGAACCCCACGGCGATGACCCGGACGGCCGCGATGATGCTCCAACACATTGGCGAGGACCAGGCGGCCGCGGCGATCGAACAGTCCCTCTTTGCCATGTACCGGGACGGCGACACGCTGACGCAGGACGTGGGCGGGGACGCCTCGACGTCCGAGTTCGCCGACGCCCTCTCGGACCGAGTGGCGAGCAACGTTGACGCGTAA
- a CDS encoding ExbD/TolR family protein, giving the protein MASQKFQRGSSSTEPEFTTASLPDIVFMLLIFFMVATVLRETDIKVRTQLPQAEALTKIDQKRLISKVHIGPLKRGENQGDTAIQIDDALIENRRTIRQIMYNKLQEQPQLIVSLKVDQESEMQIVNEVQQELREANALRINYSSNREGPPPS; this is encoded by the coding sequence ATGGCGTCGCAGAAGTTTCAACGGGGAAGCTCGAGCACGGAGCCGGAGTTTACGACCGCTTCGCTCCCGGACATCGTCTTCATGCTGCTGATCTTCTTCATGGTGGCGACGGTGCTCCGAGAGACGGACATCAAGGTCCGAACCCAGCTTCCACAGGCGGAGGCCTTGACGAAAATCGACCAGAAGCGGCTCATCTCGAAGGTGCACATTGGCCCTCTCAAGCGGGGCGAGAACCAGGGCGACACCGCAATCCAGATCGATGACGCCTTGATCGAAAACCGACGCACCATCCGCCAGATCATGTACAACAAGTTGCAGGAACAGCCGCAGCTGATTGTGTCCCTCAAGGTGGACCAGGAGTCCGAGATGCAGATCGTCAACGAGGTGCAGCAGGAGCTCCGAGAGGCGAACGCGCTCCGCATCAACTACTCGTCCAACCGCGAGGGCCCTCCTCCGTCCTGA
- a CDS encoding ExbD/TolR family protein, protein MPGLLEKRRSDREEASIPTAGMADIAFLLLIFFLVTTTINVDTGIGMTLPPKLKPEQEPPPVKERNLMNVLVNASGDVLVDEERARVAEIRDRVKKHVLNYGEDPSLSASPDDAVISIKTDAATPYNTYIEVLDEVWMSYREIWDQIARTNRLPGPDGGSAGLDQTYSSYREYYNQLGPDEDNQIRDTFGAQISIAEPDTGE, encoded by the coding sequence ATGCCTGGACTGCTGGAGAAGCGGCGCAGCGACCGAGAAGAAGCGTCCATCCCGACCGCGGGAATGGCGGACATTGCCTTTCTGCTCCTCATTTTCTTCCTGGTGACCACGACCATTAACGTCGACACCGGAATCGGCATGACCCTGCCGCCGAAGCTAAAGCCGGAGCAGGAGCCCCCCCCGGTGAAGGAGCGAAACCTCATGAACGTTCTGGTGAATGCCTCCGGAGACGTGCTGGTCGACGAGGAGCGGGCTCGCGTGGCCGAGATCCGCGACCGCGTCAAGAAGCACGTGCTGAACTACGGAGAGGACCCGAGCCTGTCCGCCAGCCCGGACGACGCGGTGATCTCCATCAAGACCGACGCCGCGACGCCCTACAACACCTACATTGAGGTCCTGGACGAGGTGTGGATGTCGTACCGCGAGATCTGGGACCAGATTGCCCGGACCAACCGGCTTCCGGGCCCCGATGGCGGGTCGGCGGGGCTCGACCAGACCTATTCGAGCTACCGGGAGTACTACAACCAGCTCGGCCCGGACGAGGACAACCAGATTCGGGACACCTTCGGCGCTCAGATCTCAATTGCCGAGCCCGACACCGGCGAGTAG
- a CDS encoding MotA/TolQ/ExbB proton channel family protein, with translation MVILDKLSVHLLLLLPQQSGGSGAINALVERFNEGGEWMWPVLICLIIGLAISFERIISLNRADINTQAFLQRVKEALDEGGIPAAEEECASTRGPVASVFQAGLLRADEGIDAVEEAVVSYGSIEMSFLERGLVWLSLFISVAPMLGFLGTVIGMIEAFDSIEQAGDISPRLVAGGIKIALLTTAFGLIVAVILQFFYNYAVSKIDRLVAEMEDASIELVDALVALERGESATAEKSIPESVGEREE, from the coding sequence ATGGTCATCCTGGATAAATTGTCGGTTCACCTTCTGCTTCTGCTGCCCCAACAGTCCGGCGGAAGCGGTGCCATCAATGCCCTCGTAGAACGCTTCAACGAGGGGGGCGAGTGGATGTGGCCCGTTCTCATTTGCCTCATCATTGGGCTTGCAATCTCGTTTGAGCGCATCATTTCGCTGAACCGGGCCGACATCAACACGCAGGCGTTTCTGCAGCGTGTGAAGGAGGCCCTCGACGAGGGGGGGATCCCGGCAGCCGAGGAGGAGTGCGCCAGCACGCGTGGCCCCGTTGCGTCCGTCTTTCAGGCCGGGCTGCTCCGGGCCGACGAAGGCATCGACGCCGTAGAAGAGGCGGTCGTCTCCTACGGCTCCATCGAGATGAGCTTCCTCGAGCGGGGACTCGTCTGGCTTTCGCTCTTCATTAGCGTCGCCCCGATGCTCGGCTTCCTCGGAACCGTTATCGGCATGATCGAAGCCTTTGACTCGATCGAGCAGGCCGGAGACATTTCCCCGCGGCTCGTGGCCGGCGGCATTAAGATTGCCCTGCTGACGACCGCCTTTGGGCTTATCGTGGCGGTCATCCTTCAATTCTTTTACAACTACGCCGTGTCGAAGATTGACCGGTTGGTGGCCGAGATGGAGGATGCGTCCATCGAGCTGGTCGACGCGCTCGTGGCCCTGGAGCGGGGCGAATCCGCCACGGCCGAGAAGTCGATTCCGGAGAGCGTTGGCGAACGAGAAGAGTAG
- a CDS encoding helix-hairpin-helix domain-containing protein → MRNDEVAQILQETADLLELTGGNPHRARAFARAARSLQDLDAPAADQLREDTLVEVSGIGDGMADHIGDIVHGGSFALRDELLSAVPPGLLDVLQVNGLGTKRTRRLWTELDIASLDELEHAAEADRITALDGFGAKTQQNILENVRQLRRYEAQWRLADAWAAAYSFLQSLRGLDAVDRAVPAGALRRHTETMERADVLVSTATVPSVVDWLDTHLDAPTREDSVVTGRLDEGLPVAVHLTSPDRFGTAWWRTTGTAAHCTAVTEHADSPADHADEEALYRAAGLAVVPPALREGQGEVQAAADDALPELLTTEDLDGCLHNHSTYSDGAHTLREMALAARDRGYSYFGICDHSQSLRIADGLSPEEVRDQRDAVDRLNDEHADDEPPFRIFHGIESDILRDGSLDYEQEVLETFDFVVGSVHTGFSMTEEEATERLVRAVETPHTRILGHPTGRLLLGREGYPIDHERVIAACAEHDVALELNANPHRLDLDWRWVRHATDQGVLISINPDAHATAELDYVKWGVAVGRKGWLTPDQCLNAKSLDAFVQWLDDTRP, encoded by the coding sequence ATGCGCAACGACGAGGTTGCCCAGATTTTACAGGAAACGGCCGACCTGCTCGAACTCACGGGCGGAAACCCGCACCGGGCCCGGGCCTTCGCCCGGGCGGCCCGGTCCCTGCAGGACCTCGACGCCCCCGCCGCCGACCAGCTCCGTGAGGACACCCTCGTCGAGGTGTCGGGCATTGGGGACGGCATGGCGGATCACATCGGCGACATTGTTCACGGGGGCTCGTTCGCCCTTCGGGACGAGTTGCTCAGTGCCGTCCCGCCCGGCCTCCTGGATGTCTTGCAGGTGAACGGGCTCGGGACGAAACGAACCCGCCGCCTCTGGACGGAGCTCGACATTGCCTCGCTCGACGAGCTGGAGCACGCCGCGGAGGCCGACCGGATCACCGCCCTCGACGGCTTCGGCGCCAAGACGCAGCAGAACATTCTGGAGAACGTGCGCCAGCTCCGGCGCTACGAAGCACAGTGGCGCCTCGCCGACGCCTGGGCGGCAGCCTATTCCTTTCTCCAGTCGCTCCGGGGCCTCGACGCGGTCGACCGCGCCGTGCCCGCCGGGGCCCTCCGGCGCCACACCGAAACGATGGAGCGGGCCGACGTTCTCGTGTCTACGGCCACCGTCCCCTCAGTCGTGGACTGGCTCGACACGCACCTCGACGCCCCGACCCGAGAGGACTCGGTGGTGACGGGCCGCCTCGACGAGGGACTGCCGGTCGCGGTCCACCTCACGTCGCCGGACCGGTTCGGAACGGCCTGGTGGCGCACCACCGGCACCGCCGCCCACTGCACTGCGGTGACCGAACACGCCGACTCCCCCGCCGATCACGCTGACGAAGAGGCCCTCTACCGGGCCGCCGGATTGGCGGTCGTGCCGCCGGCCCTCCGCGAAGGGCAAGGGGAGGTGCAGGCGGCGGCCGACGATGCGCTGCCGGAGCTGCTCACGACGGAGGACCTCGACGGCTGCCTCCACAACCACTCCACCTACAGCGACGGGGCGCACACCCTGCGCGAGATGGCCCTAGCGGCGCGGGACCGCGGCTATTCGTACTTCGGCATCTGCGACCACAGCCAGTCGCTCCGCATTGCCGACGGCCTCTCGCCCGAGGAGGTCCGCGATCAACGCGACGCGGTGGACCGGCTCAACGACGAGCATGCGGACGACGAGCCCCCCTTCCGGATTTTCCACGGCATTGAGAGCGACATTCTCCGCGACGGATCCCTCGACTACGAGCAGGAGGTCCTCGAGACCTTCGATTTCGTGGTGGGGAGTGTCCACACCGGCTTTAGCATGACGGAGGAGGAAGCCACCGAGCGCCTCGTCCGCGCCGTCGAAACCCCGCACACCCGCATCCTCGGCCACCCGACGGGCCGCCTCCTCCTGGGCCGGGAGGGGTACCCGATCGACCACGAACGTGTGATTGCGGCGTGCGCCGAGCACGACGTGGCGTTGGAGTTGAACGCCAACCCGCACCGGCTCGACCTCGACTGGCGATGGGTTCGTCACGCCACCGACCAGGGGGTCCTGATCTCGATCAACCCGGACGCCCACGCAACCGCGGAACTCGACTACGTGAAGTGGGGCGTGGCCGTGGGCCGGAAGGGCTGGCTCACGCCCGACCAGTGCCTCAACGCGAAGTCCCTGGATGCCTTCGTGCAGTGGCTCGATGACACCCGGCCGTAG
- a CDS encoding penicillin acylase family protein: MSRRLYLGLAGGLIAVGGAVLWWALSGPVSPPPAAHPIADLRDTTTIGWTDRHTVTIEAPHATDALTALGYVHGMKRAWTLTVWHHTALGTLSTAFGDGLVPVDRHARRLGFAHHARRAYERLGTATRERLQAYARGLNAALRSTRVQQREPFLHFDRVPKRWAPWHSLALARLVAWTGTAPTAAPTAAPDSGLADFRAADRRLRRWLRLHGRSRSVAWAAGAPGDTTRTVLFAKHVLGATADPVVQEVVIRRPDAAPMVAASLPGAPLFPTGRTNGRRWTYLLHSDATLVPIEVDSAAARSRHERIAPARGGEQLVEIQRHGARVRVGPISPDSAWVLEWPGLRARTDLPRWLATANLDARHDAAAPDFHLVEGEGLQVDSTGAWSVQGQPPVVDRGPASILVGRSGWAAHQADVLRAQARSGPAAPAQWSASDSSTWAAALLPTLVPDLASLNAPDSTTIDARSYLRNWDAVYDPASIGAVVFAEWMRAYRREIGRRPTPTDSVFFAGPRRRRTFRAAVDSLTRRYGTDVRQWRWERAASERRFFPVWAVDSLVAEDVSALSSTRFAPLDRPGRGHASTLSGGPSRINPLPLGPAPTHWDGWMQGPRGGLTVRRLRFEPSRFFARSLLSRDRPPPVSVQRAPVKNTTRLVPPSP; this comes from the coding sequence GTGTCTCGACGCCTCTACCTTGGGCTCGCGGGGGGGCTCATCGCTGTCGGCGGCGCCGTCCTGTGGTGGGCCCTCAGCGGCCCGGTCTCGCCCCCACCGGCCGCGCATCCGATCGCGGACCTCCGGGATACCACGACGATCGGCTGGACGGATCGCCATACCGTGACGATCGAAGCCCCCCACGCGACCGACGCGCTCACGGCATTGGGCTACGTGCACGGCATGAAGCGGGCCTGGACGCTGACGGTGTGGCATCACACGGCCCTTGGCACGCTCTCCACCGCGTTCGGCGACGGCCTCGTGCCCGTCGATCGACATGCGCGTCGGCTCGGCTTCGCGCACCACGCGCGCCGGGCCTACGAGCGGCTCGGCACCGCAACCCGGGAGCGCCTTCAGGCCTACGCCCGCGGCCTGAACGCGGCCCTCCGGTCTACCCGCGTGCAGCAGCGGGAGCCCTTTCTGCACTTCGACCGCGTCCCGAAGCGCTGGGCCCCCTGGCACTCGTTGGCCCTCGCACGGCTGGTGGCCTGGACGGGCACCGCCCCGACGGCCGCCCCCACGGCTGCCCCCGATTCCGGCCTGGCCGACTTTCGGGCCGCCGACCGTCGGCTCCGACGCTGGCTCCGCCTGCATGGGCGGTCGCGCAGCGTGGCGTGGGCCGCCGGTGCACCGGGCGACACGACCCGGACCGTTCTCTTCGCCAAGCACGTGCTGGGGGCCACGGCCGATCCGGTGGTGCAGGAGGTCGTCATTCGGCGCCCCGATGCCGCCCCCATGGTCGCGGCCTCCCTCCCGGGCGCTCCGCTCTTCCCGACCGGCCGCACGAACGGGCGTCGATGGACCTATCTGCTCCACAGCGACGCCACACTCGTCCCGATCGAGGTTGACTCCGCAGCGGCCCGCTCCCGCCACGAGCGCATCGCGCCGGCCCGGGGCGGCGAGCAGCTGGTTGAGATTCAGCGGCACGGGGCGCGGGTCCGCGTGGGCCCCATTTCCCCCGACTCGGCCTGGGTGTTGGAGTGGCCCGGCCTCCGCGCCCGCACGGATCTGCCGCGGTGGCTCGCCACGGCCAACCTGGACGCGCGGCACGACGCCGCCGCGCCGGACTTCCATCTCGTGGAGGGCGAGGGGCTCCAGGTGGACTCGACGGGAGCGTGGTCGGTCCAGGGCCAACCGCCCGTGGTCGACCGCGGGCCCGCCTCCATCCTCGTCGGTCGGTCCGGCTGGGCCGCCCACCAGGCCGACGTGCTCCGGGCGCAGGCCCGGTCCGGTCCCGCTGCTCCGGCCCAGTGGAGCGCGAGCGACTCGAGCACCTGGGCGGCCGCCCTCCTTCCGACCCTCGTGCCCGACCTGGCGTCGCTCAACGCCCCCGACTCCACGACCATCGACGCCCGCTCCTACCTGCGCAACTGGGACGCCGTCTACGATCCGGCCAGCATCGGGGCGGTCGTCTTTGCGGAGTGGATGCGCGCCTACCGACGCGAGATTGGCCGTCGCCCAACCCCAACCGATTCGGTCTTCTTTGCGGGGCCGCGCCGGCGCCGAACATTTCGCGCGGCCGTCGACTCGCTCACGCGTCGCTACGGCACCGACGTGCGACAGTGGCGGTGGGAGCGCGCTGCCTCCGAGCGCCGCTTCTTTCCCGTATGGGCGGTCGACAGTCTCGTCGCGGAGGACGTGTCCGCACTGAGCAGCACCCGATTCGCGCCGCTGGACCGTCCCGGCCGGGGCCACGCCTCCACCCTTTCCGGGGGGCCGTCTCGGATCAACCCGCTTCCCCTCGGGCCCGCCCCAACGCACTGGGACGGGTGGATGCAGGGCCCCCGCGGCGGCCTCACGGTGCGGCGCCTGCGGTTCGAGCCCTCACGGTTCTTTGCCCGCTCCCTCCTGTCCCGTGACCGTCCCCCGCCCGTCTCGGTCCAGCGGGCCCCGGTCAAGAACACGACCCGTCTCGTGCCCCCATCCCCGTAG
- the acs gene encoding acetate--CoA ligase, translating to MADAALEARLSDQEYLRPSSAFVGQANVSDPAIYDRFDDFPEGFEEYADLLDWDTRWDEAFDGSDPPFFEWFAGGELNACYNCVDRHLHERPNQAAFIWEGEDGTRRTLTYRDLYREVNKMAASLRDVGVQEDDVVTLHLPMVPALPITMLACARIGAPHSVVFGGFSASALAQRATDADSDVIVTIDGYYRRGEFLHHKEKADTAVEEADTDIDTVLVWERHEGTLHPEADLEEGRDILMSELLANNERARVEPVSRDAEDILFLMYTSGTTGKPKGAQHRTGGYLSYVAGTSKYVLDIKPNDTYWCAADIGWITGHSYIVYGPLALGTTSVMREGAPDHPHKGVTWEIAERHDVDIFHTSPTAVRMYMKWGKEHPASYDFNFRHMTTVGEPIQPEAWLWYYTHIGNEDAVIVDTWWQTETGGHLITNLPALQDMKPGSAGRPCPGIQPAIYDNNGTPVEAASGQAGNLVIERPWPGMLQTVYGDDQRFINEYWRRFSDVDSDDWRDWVYEAGDGAVHAQDGYFRVLGRLDDVMNVAGHRLGTMELESAVAQVSEVAEAAVAARQDDQKGNVPDVYVTPRDGVAASDELRQDIVAAVEKEIGAFARPGNVIFVGDLPKTRSGKIMRRLLENISNGKDLGDTTTLRDPSVPEEIRRQVQEA from the coding sequence ATGGCCGACGCCGCCCTCGAAGCCCGACTCTCCGACCAAGAGTATCTCCGGCCCTCCTCCGCGTTCGTGGGGCAGGCCAACGTGTCGGACCCGGCGATCTACGATCGGTTCGACGACTTTCCCGAAGGGTTTGAGGAGTACGCCGACCTTCTGGACTGGGACACCCGGTGGGACGAGGCCTTCGACGGGTCCGACCCGCCCTTCTTCGAGTGGTTTGCGGGCGGCGAGCTCAACGCCTGCTACAACTGCGTGGACCGTCACCTCCACGAACGGCCCAACCAGGCGGCCTTCATCTGGGAAGGCGAGGACGGCACCCGACGCACGCTGACGTACCGGGATCTCTACCGGGAAGTCAACAAGATGGCGGCCTCACTCCGCGACGTGGGCGTCCAGGAGGACGATGTGGTCACGCTCCACCTTCCGATGGTGCCCGCGCTGCCCATCACCATGCTCGCCTGTGCCCGCATCGGCGCGCCGCACTCGGTCGTCTTTGGCGGCTTCTCGGCCAGCGCCCTCGCCCAGCGCGCCACCGATGCCGACTCCGACGTCATCGTCACGATCGACGGCTACTACCGGCGGGGCGAGTTCTTGCACCACAAGGAGAAGGCCGACACCGCCGTGGAGGAGGCGGACACCGACATCGACACGGTGCTGGTGTGGGAGCGCCACGAGGGAACCCTTCACCCCGAGGCCGACCTGGAGGAGGGACGCGACATCCTCATGTCCGAGCTCCTCGCCAACAACGAGCGGGCACGGGTGGAGCCGGTGTCGCGCGACGCCGAAGACATCCTCTTCCTGATGTACACGTCCGGCACCACCGGCAAGCCGAAGGGGGCCCAGCACCGGACCGGCGGCTACCTCAGCTATGTGGCGGGCACGTCGAAGTACGTTCTCGACATCAAGCCCAATGACACCTACTGGTGTGCCGCCGACATCGGATGGATTACCGGCCACTCCTACATTGTCTACGGCCCGCTCGCCCTGGGCACGACGAGCGTGATGCGGGAGGGCGCGCCCGACCATCCGCACAAGGGCGTCACCTGGGAAATTGCCGAGCGGCACGACGTCGACATCTTCCACACCTCCCCCACGGCGGTGCGGATGTACATGAAGTGGGGGAAGGAGCACCCGGCGTCCTACGACTTCAACTTCCGCCACATGACGACGGTCGGAGAGCCGATTCAGCCGGAGGCGTGGCTCTGGTACTACACGCACATCGGAAACGAGGACGCCGTCATCGTCGACACGTGGTGGCAGACGGAGACGGGGGGCCATCTCATCACCAATCTGCCGGCCCTACAGGACATGAAGCCCGGCTCGGCCGGGCGTCCGTGCCCCGGCATCCAGCCGGCCATCTACGACAACAACGGCACCCCTGTGGAGGCCGCGAGCGGGCAGGCCGGCAACTTGGTGATCGAGCGCCCCTGGCCGGGCATGCTGCAGACCGTGTACGGCGACGACCAGCGCTTCATCAACGAGTACTGGCGCCGCTTCTCGGACGTTGACTCCGACGACTGGCGCGACTGGGTCTACGAGGCCGGGGACGGGGCCGTGCACGCCCAGGACGGCTACTTCCGCGTCCTGGGACGCCTCGACGACGTGATGAACGTGGCCGGGCACCGGCTCGGCACCATGGAGCTGGAGTCGGCCGTGGCCCAGGTGTCCGAGGTGGCCGAGGCCGCAGTGGCCGCGCGGCAGGACGACCAGAAGGGAAACGTGCCCGACGTGTACGTCACGCCCCGCGACGGGGTGGCGGCGTCCGACGAGCTCCGGCAGGACATCGTCGCCGCCGTTGAGAAAGAGATCGGGGCCTTTGCCCGCCCGGGAAACGTCATCTTCGTCGGGGATCTCCCCAAGACGCGCTCCGGCAAGATTATGCGTCGCCTCCTCGAAAACATCTCCAACGGGAAGGACCTCGGCGACACCACCACCCTCCGCGACCCGAGCGTCCCCGAAGAAATACGGCGGCAGGTTCAGGAGGCGTAG
- the pabB gene encoding aminodeoxychorismate synthase component I — translation MFDPQSLARPGTVLLDSARPDAENQWSYGFTAPKRVHTASTAAAVKGLVETLQRETARGHYVAGYLSYEAGYPFVDLDVPDRADSPLAWFGVYDAPCRLAPADVEAGLRTLDGRPAVEDLRLGVAESDYIEDIRAVRRQIGKGNVYQINYTAPLRFRLEGDPRGLYRRLRARQPVPYAAYLHCGDRQILSLSPELFFRRECDRLVTRPMKGTIRRGRTLEEDQALRDELAADPKNRAENLMIVDLLRNDLSVCCRPGTVTVPSLYDTEPYRTVTQMTSTVEGRLRDKTGLAEVLRALFPCGSITGAPKRRAMRTIRTLESDPRGVYCGAVGMAGPDEAVFSVAIRTAVLDGGDGTMGIGSGIVWDSDPAAEYDECKLKGDFLTQDRSVQTTSTTAPDEDLKLIETMRADDGQIEFLDRHVARLARSADYFSFPFDEARLRRRVRRAVAGNENEPHAKVRATLDRWGRIAVQTTPIQGASGVPWRLTIAEERVDRSDPLFFHKTTRRGLYERALRRARDEGFDEAILLNQDGQVTEGAYSNVFVQRGDALWTPPVEAGLLAGVYRDYVLETRLEAAERPLRLQDLREADALYCCNAVRGWCEAELAVAAEVPAPS, via the coding sequence GTGTTTGACCCTCAGTCCCTCGCCCGCCCGGGAACCGTCCTGCTCGACTCGGCCCGGCCCGACGCCGAAAACCAGTGGAGCTACGGCTTCACGGCCCCGAAACGCGTCCACACCGCGTCGACCGCGGCGGCCGTGAAGGGGCTGGTCGAAACGCTCCAGCGGGAAACCGCCCGCGGCCACTACGTTGCGGGGTATCTCTCGTACGAGGCCGGCTATCCGTTCGTCGACCTTGACGTACCGGACCGGGCCGACTCCCCCCTGGCGTGGTTTGGCGTCTACGATGCGCCGTGCCGCCTCGCGCCGGCGGACGTGGAGGCGGGCCTGCGAACCCTCGACGGGCGTCCTGCCGTGGAGGACCTTCGGCTCGGCGTCGCGGAGTCGGACTACATCGAGGACATTCGGGCGGTCCGGCGCCAGATCGGAAAGGGGAACGTGTATCAGATCAACTACACGGCGCCGCTCCGCTTTCGCCTGGAGGGCGACCCGCGGGGCCTCTACCGTCGCCTGCGGGCCCGTCAGCCCGTCCCGTACGCCGCGTACCTGCACTGCGGCGACCGACAGATCCTGTCCCTGTCGCCCGAACTGTTTTTTCGGCGCGAGTGCGACCGGCTGGTGACCCGGCCCATGAAGGGCACCATCCGGCGCGGCCGCACCCTGGAAGAGGACCAAGCCCTGCGGGACGAGCTTGCCGCCGACCCGAAAAACCGGGCGGAGAACCTGATGATTGTCGACCTGCTCCGCAACGACCTGTCGGTGTGCTGCCGCCCGGGCACGGTCACGGTGCCGTCCCTCTACGACACGGAGCCGTACCGGACGGTCACGCAGATGACGTCCACCGTCGAGGGGCGCCTCCGAGACAAGACGGGCCTCGCCGAGGTGCTCCGCGCGCTGTTTCCGTGCGGCTCCATCACCGGGGCCCCCAAGCGCCGCGCCATGCGGACCATCCGAACCCTGGAATCGGATCCCCGCGGCGTCTACTGTGGGGCTGTCGGCATGGCGGGCCCGGACGAGGCCGTCTTCAGCGTGGCCATCCGCACCGCCGTCCTCGACGGGGGCGACGGCACCATGGGCATTGGCAGCGGCATCGTATGGGACTCCGACCCGGCGGCCGAATACGACGAGTGTAAGCTGAAGGGCGATTTTCTGACGCAGGACCGGTCCGTGCAGACGACATCGACGACGGCCCCCGACGAGGACCTGAAGCTCATCGAAACGATGCGTGCCGACGACGGGCAGATTGAATTTCTCGACCGCCACGTGGCACGTCTCGCCCGTTCGGCCGACTACTTCTCGTTCCCTTTCGACGAGGCGCGGCTTCGGCGCCGCGTGCGGCGGGCGGTGGCTGGAAACGAGAACGAACCGCACGCCAAGGTTCGAGCGACGCTCGACCGCTGGGGCCGCATCGCGGTTCAGACCACCCCGATCCAGGGGGCGTCGGGCGTGCCGTGGCGGCTGACCATTGCGGAGGAGCGGGTGGACCGCTCCGACCCGCTGTTCTTCCACAAGACCACGCGGCGCGGCCTGTACGAGCGCGCCCTCCGCAGGGCCCGCGACGAGGGGTTCGACGAGGCGATTCTCCTGAATCAGGACGGGCAGGTGACCGAGGGCGCCTACAGCAACGTGTTCGTTCAGCGGGGCGATGCACTGTGGACCCCGCCGGTGGAGGCCGGCCTCCTGGCGGGCGTGTATCGGGACTACGTATTGGAGACGCGTCTGGAGGCTGCGGAGCGCCCCTTGCGCCTTCAGGACCTTCGAGAGGCGGACGCCCTGTACTGCTGCAACGCAGTGCGGGGCTGGTGCGAGGCGGAGCTTGCGGTGGCCGCCGAGGTCCCCGCTCCGAGTTGA